In Hamadaea flava, a genomic segment contains:
- a CDS encoding DUF350 domain-containing protein, translated as MSDVLDGLVGSVAFTGVGVLLLLGGFLLVDWLTPGTLRHQIWSERNRNASLFLASALVGVGAIAFTSIMTTYAEFWVGLVSTAIYGTLGLLLMAGAFWLLDLLTPGKLGEIIVDPEPHPAVWVSAASNGAIAAIVCAAIS; from the coding sequence ATGAGTGATGTGCTCGACGGCCTGGTCGGCTCCGTTGCGTTCACCGGGGTCGGCGTACTGCTGCTGCTCGGCGGGTTTCTGCTGGTCGACTGGCTGACGCCGGGGACGCTGCGGCACCAGATCTGGAGCGAGCGCAACCGCAACGCGTCGCTCTTCCTCGCCTCGGCGTTGGTCGGCGTGGGGGCGATCGCGTTCACCTCGATCATGACCACGTACGCCGAGTTCTGGGTCGGCCTGGTGTCGACCGCGATCTACGGAACCCTCGGTCTGCTGCTCATGGCGGGCGCGTTCTGGCTGCTCGATCTCCTGACGCCGGGCAAGCTGGGCGAGATCATCGTCGATCCCGAACCGCACCCGGCGGTGTGGGTGAGCGCGGCCTCGAACGGGGCGATCGCGGCGATCGTCTGCGCTGCGATCTCCTAG
- a CDS encoding fused MFS/spermidine synthase: MGDVYVIETGVVELVEDPDEPDAWTLVVNGMPQSHVNLADPVMIAFDYVRRSLKMIELTLPAGPLRVLHLGGGGLSLPRCLSLLRPGSEQTVVEIDPLLADLVAEKLPLHPDSGVTVTIGDARDALAAAPAQEYDLIIADIFTGSAVPRHVTNAQFVKLAAAALAPGGMYLANVIDGRPLIFLRGLIQAVRDAFGDLVVAAEEDVFAEQLRGNFLIAGSDRDLRVLSELPEDDPYDLVVKRGKELSRFLAGELPNR, encoded by the coding sequence GTGGGGGATGTCTACGTCATAGAGACCGGGGTCGTCGAACTCGTCGAGGACCCCGACGAGCCGGACGCCTGGACGCTGGTCGTCAACGGCATGCCGCAGTCGCACGTGAACCTCGCCGACCCGGTGATGATCGCGTTCGACTACGTTCGCCGGTCGCTCAAGATGATCGAGCTGACGCTGCCCGCCGGGCCGTTGCGCGTACTGCATCTGGGCGGCGGCGGGCTGAGCCTGCCGCGCTGCCTGTCGCTGCTGCGGCCGGGCAGCGAGCAGACCGTCGTCGAGATCGATCCGCTGCTGGCCGACCTGGTCGCCGAGAAGTTGCCGCTGCACCCCGACTCCGGGGTCACAGTCACCATCGGCGACGCCCGGGACGCGCTGGCCGCCGCTCCGGCGCAGGAATACGACCTGATCATCGCCGACATCTTCACCGGCTCGGCGGTCCCCCGGCACGTGACGAACGCCCAGTTCGTGAAACTGGCGGCGGCTGCCCTAGCTCCCGGCGGCATGTATCTGGCCAACGTGATCGACGGCCGGCCGCTGATCTTCCTGCGGGGCCTGATCCAAGCCGTCCGGGACGCGTTCGGCGACCTCGTAGTCGCCGCGGAGGAAGACGTCTTCGCCGAGCAACTGCGCGGCAACTTCCTGATCGCGGGCTCGGACCGGGATCTGCGCGTACTCAGCGAGCTGCCCGAGGACGACCCCTATGATCTCGTCGTCAAGCGGGGCAAGGAGCTGAGCAGATTCTTGGCCGGGGAGCTGCCTAACCGCTGA
- a CDS encoding NAD(P)H-binding protein, producing MTDTILVTGASGNLGRATLAALHARGVAATGGSRTPGAGMRRVDFDDRSTLELTGVATLVLVSAGYAEDDEVVERHANVVAAAARGGVQHLVYTSLTSAGDHLAFASAHRATERLVRASGVPWTILRNGLYAELFGALLMWAGDGVESAYGDGALAAVTRADLAEAAAIVAADPARHAGRTYDLVGTPITAAQVADRLGVPHRTIGLGELRRRLLGLPELLPFQPPMIASIATGVRHGFLAEPGPDLADLLGRPVQDPVTMAVAAASATRPAVAGQPQAVLRP from the coding sequence ATGACTGACACGATCTTGGTGACCGGGGCGAGTGGCAATCTCGGCCGGGCCACCCTTGCAGCGTTGCACGCCCGTGGCGTCGCGGCGACGGGCGGCAGCCGTACGCCGGGTGCTGGGATGCGCCGCGTCGACTTCGATGATCGTTCCACGCTGGAGCTGACCGGGGTGGCGACGCTGGTGCTGGTCTCGGCCGGATACGCCGAGGACGACGAGGTCGTCGAGCGGCATGCGAACGTCGTGGCGGCGGCGGCCCGGGGCGGTGTGCAGCACCTCGTCTACACCAGCCTGACCAGTGCCGGGGACCACCTCGCCTTCGCCTCGGCCCATCGGGCGACCGAGCGGCTGGTCCGGGCGAGCGGCGTACCGTGGACGATCCTGCGCAACGGGTTGTACGCCGAACTGTTCGGGGCGCTGCTGATGTGGGCCGGCGACGGGGTGGAGTCGGCGTACGGGGACGGCGCGCTCGCGGCGGTCACCCGGGCGGATCTGGCGGAGGCCGCCGCGATCGTCGCCGCCGATCCGGCTCGCCACGCCGGGCGCACCTACGATCTCGTCGGTACGCCCATCACTGCCGCGCAGGTGGCCGATCGGCTCGGGGTGCCGCATCGGACGATCGGCCTGGGCGAGCTGCGCCGTCGGCTGCTCGGGCTGCCGGAGCTGTTGCCGTTCCAGCCGCCGATGATCGCGTCGATCGCGACCGGCGTACGCCACGGCTTCCTGGCCGAGCCGGGCCCGGACCTGGCCGACCTGCTCGGCCGGCCGGTCCAGGATCCGGTGACGATGGCGGTGGCCGCCGCGTCGGCTACCCGGCCCGCGGTCGCCGGGCAGCCGCAGGCGGTCCTACGCCCCTAG
- the pstA gene encoding phosphate ABC transporter permease PstA, with protein sequence MTTLSAPVTGLRARRLPKWAPWAVAAGSVLLSYLIVYAGGLLGGGIVLTAIASVVLYLFLLWLAARQIEGSRAARNRIASSLIYSAFILALLPLLSVAWTLVSKGIERMDGDFFSHSMNGITAFDANGGAYHAIIGTLEQAGIATLITVPLGVGAAIYIVEYGRGRLANIIRFFVDVMTGIPSIVAGLFILAFWVYVVYPLYSPDGKPGYSGFAASLALSVLMLPTITRSTEEMLRLVPDALREGSYALGIPKWKTIMRVVLPTALPGIVTGVMLAVARACGETAPVLLVAGGFNSINTNPVIGQQSSLAIYIWDQAGSASKYAPARAWAAALTLVLLVLILTIAAKLLARRSKLER encoded by the coding sequence ATGACCACCCTGTCCGCGCCGGTCACGGGCCTTCGAGCCCGCCGGCTTCCGAAGTGGGCGCCCTGGGCGGTCGCCGCCGGCTCCGTGCTGCTCAGCTATCTCATCGTGTACGCCGGGGGCCTGCTCGGCGGCGGCATCGTGCTGACCGCCATCGCGTCCGTCGTGCTCTACCTGTTCCTGCTGTGGCTGGCGGCCCGGCAGATCGAGGGCAGCCGGGCGGCGCGTAACCGCATCGCCAGCTCGCTGATCTACTCGGCGTTCATCCTGGCCTTGCTGCCCCTGCTGTCGGTGGCCTGGACGCTGGTCAGCAAGGGCATCGAGCGGATGGACGGCGACTTCTTCAGCCACTCGATGAACGGCATCACCGCCTTCGACGCCAACGGCGGGGCGTACCACGCGATCATCGGAACCCTGGAGCAGGCGGGCATCGCCACGCTCATCACCGTGCCGCTCGGCGTCGGCGCCGCGATCTACATCGTGGAGTACGGCCGGGGCCGGCTGGCCAACATCATCCGGTTCTTCGTCGACGTCATGACGGGCATCCCGTCCATCGTGGCCGGTCTGTTCATCCTGGCCTTCTGGGTGTACGTGGTGTACCCGCTGTACAGCCCGGACGGCAAGCCCGGCTACTCGGGCTTCGCCGCGTCACTGGCGCTGAGCGTACTGATGCTGCCGACGATCACCCGCTCCACCGAGGAGATGCTGCGCCTGGTGCCCGACGCCCTGCGCGAAGGCTCGTACGCCCTGGGCATCCCGAAGTGGAAGACGATCATGCGGGTCGTCCTGCCGACCGCGCTGCCCGGCATCGTCACCGGCGTCATGCTGGCGGTCGCCCGAGCCTGCGGCGAGACGGCCCCGGTCCTGCTCGTCGCCGGCGGTTTCAACTCGATCAACACGAACCCGGTCATCGGTCAGCAGTCGTCGCTGGCGATCTACATCTGGGACCAGGCCGGCTCGGCGAGCAAGTACGCCCCGGCTCGGGCCTGGGCCGCGGCACTGACGCTGGTTCTGCTCGTGCTCATTCTGACCATCGCGGCGAAGCTGCTGGCCCGCCGTAGCAAGCTCGAGCGCTGA
- the pstB gene encoding phosphate ABC transporter ATP-binding protein PstB has product MAKRIEAVGVTAYYGQFKAIEDITMTIEPRSVTALIGPSGCGKSTFLRSINRMHEVLPGARVEGRLTMDGQDIYDRAVDVTAVRRSIGMVFQRPNPFPTMSIYDNVVAGLRLNGLRKKNALDDACEKALKHANLWDEVKNRLTKPGAGLSGGQQQRLCIARTIAVEPQVVLMDEPCSALDPISTGAIEDLIFELKNDYTIIIVTHNMQQAARVSDRTAFFSISQTGDPGRLIEYDVTSKIFTNPGEKRTEDYITGRFG; this is encoded by the coding sequence ATGGCGAAGCGCATCGAAGCGGTCGGGGTGACCGCGTACTACGGACAGTTCAAGGCCATCGAGGACATCACGATGACCATCGAGCCCCGGTCGGTCACCGCCCTCATCGGGCCGTCGGGCTGCGGCAAGTCGACGTTCCTGCGGTCGATCAACCGCATGCACGAGGTGCTGCCCGGCGCCCGGGTCGAAGGCCGGCTGACCATGGACGGTCAGGACATCTACGACCGGGCCGTCGACGTCACCGCGGTACGCCGCTCGATCGGCATGGTCTTCCAGCGCCCCAACCCGTTCCCCACGATGTCGATCTACGACAACGTGGTCGCCGGGCTGCGCCTGAACGGCCTGCGCAAGAAGAACGCCCTCGACGACGCCTGCGAGAAGGCGCTCAAGCACGCCAACCTGTGGGACGAGGTCAAGAACCGGCTCACCAAGCCGGGCGCCGGCCTGTCCGGCGGTCAGCAGCAGCGACTCTGCATCGCCCGCACGATCGCCGTCGAGCCGCAGGTCGTCCTCATGGACGAGCCCTGCTCCGCGCTCGACCCGATCTCCACCGGCGCGATCGAGGACCTCATCTTCGAGCTGAAGAACGACTACACGATCATCATCGTGACCCACAACATGCAGCAGGCCGCCCGAGTCAGCGACCGCACCGCGTTCTTCTCGATCTCGCAGACCGGTGACCCGGGCCGCCTCATCGAGTACGACGTGACCTCCAAGATCTTCACGAACCCGGGAGAGAAGCGGACCGAGGACTACATCACCGGTCGCTTCGGGTGA
- a CDS encoding winged helix-turn-helix transcriptional regulator produces the protein MLLVADPDPEVASRVADELGDHAIRAITCSDGAEALLIAGAEHPDAVLAATALPTIGGAAFVRTLASRTGIPVVLGVSDGDGPAAAEALAAGAAACVARPYRIGELLPMLLALRAMPAEGPLLQVGELQLDPGSLTVQLRGQPVRIPMRELRLLQLLMSNADKVVTREQIHDAVWGGVQNSNTVTVHVQRLRQRLGDDQHDPKLILTIRGVGYRLVPPA, from the coding sequence GTGCTGCTGGTCGCTGATCCCGATCCGGAGGTGGCGTCCCGGGTCGCAGACGAGCTAGGTGATCACGCCATTCGCGCGATCACCTGCTCGGACGGGGCTGAGGCCCTGCTCATCGCCGGTGCCGAGCATCCGGACGCGGTCCTCGCCGCGACCGCGCTGCCCACCATCGGCGGCGCCGCCTTCGTGCGTACGCTCGCGTCGCGGACGGGCATCCCGGTCGTGCTCGGCGTGTCCGACGGCGACGGCCCGGCCGCGGCCGAAGCCCTCGCGGCCGGCGCCGCCGCCTGCGTCGCCCGGCCCTACCGCATCGGCGAACTGCTGCCGATGCTGCTCGCCCTGCGGGCGATGCCTGCGGAAGGGCCGCTGCTGCAGGTCGGGGAACTGCAACTCGACCCCGGCAGCCTCACCGTGCAGCTCCGCGGCCAGCCGGTCCGCATCCCGATGCGGGAGCTGCGGCTGCTGCAACTGCTGATGTCCAACGCCGACAAGGTGGTGACGCGCGAACAGATCCACGACGCGGTGTGGGGCGGAGTCCAGAACTCCAACACCGTCACCGTGCACGTGCAGCGGCTGCGCCAGCGGCTCGGCGACGATCAGCACGACCCGAAGCTGATCCTGACCATCCGCGGCGTCGGCTACCGACTGGTGCCACCCGCCTGA
- the pstC gene encoding phosphate ABC transporter permease subunit PstC encodes MNPPTLGSNRQDQQDPKPASTEKASVTNHRVSGGRDTAAVNLGRRRRFGGGEGVFRSLSTGSGLMVLVIIIAIATFLVAKAIPAIKTDTVNFLTEKTWFPDSTPSVFGIAALAWGTIVTAAIALLIAVPIALGIALCLSHYAPRRVATALGFLIDLLAAVPSIVFGLWGREYLVGPVGDLSAWLHQYLGFLPFFASEGPYGKSPLLGSIVLAIMVLPIVTSLSREVFMQTPKMNEEAALALGATKWEMIRVAVLPYGRPGIIASVMLGLGRALGETIALAMTLSAAFNVSFDIIGVGGNSIAANIANRFGEAGETGRGALIASGLVLFAITLVVNMIARAIIYRRREFRSAL; translated from the coding sequence ATGAACCCTCCAACCCTGGGCTCGAACCGGCAGGATCAGCAGGATCCGAAGCCGGCTTCGACCGAGAAGGCCTCGGTCACGAACCACCGCGTGTCCGGTGGGCGTGACACCGCCGCGGTGAACCTCGGGCGCCGTCGCCGGTTCGGGGGCGGTGAGGGCGTCTTCCGCTCGCTGTCCACCGGCTCCGGCCTCATGGTGCTCGTCATCATCATCGCGATCGCCACCTTCCTGGTCGCCAAGGCGATCCCGGCGATCAAGACGGACACCGTCAACTTCCTCACCGAGAAGACCTGGTTCCCCGACAGCACGCCGTCGGTGTTCGGCATCGCCGCGCTGGCCTGGGGCACCATCGTGACGGCCGCGATCGCGCTGCTGATCGCCGTGCCCATCGCGCTCGGCATCGCGCTGTGCCTGTCGCACTACGCGCCGCGCCGCGTCGCCACCGCACTGGGCTTCCTCATCGACCTGCTCGCCGCGGTGCCCAGCATCGTCTTCGGCCTGTGGGGCCGGGAGTACCTGGTCGGCCCGGTCGGCGACCTGTCCGCGTGGCTGCATCAGTACCTGGGCTTCCTGCCGTTCTTCGCCAGCGAGGGTCCCTACGGCAAATCGCCGCTGCTCGGCTCGATCGTGCTGGCCATCATGGTGCTGCCGATCGTCACCTCGCTGTCGCGCGAGGTCTTCATGCAGACGCCGAAGATGAACGAAGAGGCGGCGTTGGCCCTGGGTGCGACCAAGTGGGAGATGATCCGCGTCGCGGTGCTGCCCTACGGGCGCCCCGGCATCATCGCCTCGGTCATGCTCGGCCTGGGCCGCGCGCTCGGCGAGACCATCGCGCTGGCGATGACCTTGAGCGCGGCCTTCAACGTGTCGTTCGACATCATCGGCGTCGGCGGCAACTCGATCGCGGCCAACATCGCCAACCGCTTCGGCGAGGCGGGCGAGACCGGCCGGGGCGCGCTGATCGCCTCCGGTCTGGTGCTGTTCGCGATCACCCTCGTCGTCAACATGATCGCCCGCGCGATCATCTACCGCCGTCGTGAGTTCCGGAGCGCGCTATGA
- a CDS encoding glutathionylspermidine synthase family protein: protein MRRITTQPRPDWQRIVEEQGLHYAVLPDESGRPTTYWDESAYYEFSLAEVERLEEVVAELHELCLDAVEHVVTTRRYADYGISDSRVIQLIEQSWRDRDREISLYGRFDLRYDGSGPARLLEYNADTPTSLLEAAGPQWFWLEDRFPDADQWNSLHERLVDAWRKHSISGPLHLAFTTADEIGEDYVTVSYLQECAELAGHHTVCLPMEEIGWDPGRLGRGSRFVDEQDREIKTIFKLYPWEWMVGDQFGGHLLDLALSDRGPRWIEPAWKMLLSNKALLAVLWERHPGHPNLLPAYLDGPRDLIIHGYVAKPLLGREGAGVQIITPGFTIGEAAEGPQCYQAFYALPEFDGVRPVLGAWVVDGEPAGLGIRETSGLITDTGARFVPHVIH, encoded by the coding sequence ATGCGAAGGATCACGACCCAACCCCGGCCGGACTGGCAGCGCATCGTCGAGGAGCAGGGACTGCACTACGCGGTGCTGCCAGACGAGTCCGGGCGGCCGACGACGTACTGGGACGAGTCGGCGTACTACGAGTTCAGCCTGGCCGAGGTCGAGCGACTGGAGGAGGTCGTCGCCGAGCTGCACGAACTGTGCCTGGACGCGGTCGAGCACGTCGTCACCACCCGCCGGTACGCCGACTACGGCATCTCCGACTCCCGCGTCATCCAGCTGATCGAGCAGTCCTGGCGCGACCGCGACCGCGAGATCAGCCTCTACGGCCGGTTCGATCTGCGCTACGACGGCTCCGGCCCGGCCCGGCTGCTGGAGTACAACGCGGACACCCCCACATCGCTGCTGGAGGCGGCCGGCCCGCAGTGGTTCTGGCTGGAGGACCGGTTCCCCGACGCCGACCAGTGGAACTCGCTGCACGAGCGGCTGGTCGACGCCTGGCGGAAGCATTCGATCAGCGGCCCGCTGCACCTCGCGTTCACCACCGCCGACGAGATCGGCGAAGACTACGTCACCGTCAGCTACCTCCAGGAATGCGCCGAGCTGGCCGGCCACCACACGGTCTGCCTGCCGATGGAGGAGATCGGCTGGGACCCGGGTCGGCTCGGCCGCGGCAGCCGGTTCGTCGACGAGCAAGACCGCGAGATCAAGACGATCTTCAAGCTCTACCCGTGGGAGTGGATGGTCGGCGACCAGTTCGGCGGCCACCTGCTCGACCTGGCGCTGTCCGATCGCGGCCCGCGCTGGATCGAGCCCGCGTGGAAGATGCTGCTGTCGAACAAGGCGCTGCTCGCGGTGCTCTGGGAACGCCACCCGGGCCATCCGAACCTGCTGCCCGCGTACCTCGACGGGCCGCGTGACCTGATCATCCATGGCTACGTCGCCAAGCCGCTGCTCGGCCGAGAAGGCGCCGGGGTCCAGATCATCACGCCGGGCTTCACCATCGGCGAGGCGGCCGAAGGCCCCCAGTGCTACCAGGCCTTCTACGCGCTGCCCGAGTTCGACGGGGTGCGGCCGGTGCTGGGCGCGTGGGTGGTCGACGGCGAGCCCGCGGGCCTCGGGATCCGCGAGACGTCCGGCCTGATCACCGACACCGGCGCCAGGTTCGTGCCCCACGTCATTCATTAA
- a CDS encoding winged helix-turn-helix transcriptional regulator, producing the protein MSVTHTAVTTLVADLEPCGHEDHPDCGIRDVLARLGDKWSVLVIVELASGPRRFRELQRAIHGISQRMLTLSVRRLERDGLVVRTVYPTVPAQVDYRLTELGASLTHLVRQLTDWSAAHKEVIAQARDDYDRTHPGNEISG; encoded by the coding sequence ATGTCAGTCACGCACACCGCGGTAACCACCCTGGTGGCAGACCTCGAACCCTGCGGGCACGAGGACCACCCGGACTGCGGCATCCGCGACGTGCTGGCGCGCCTCGGCGACAAGTGGTCGGTGCTGGTGATCGTCGAACTCGCGAGCGGGCCGCGGCGCTTCCGGGAACTGCAGCGCGCCATCCACGGCATCTCCCAGCGCATGCTCACCCTGTCGGTACGCCGATTGGAGCGCGACGGCCTGGTGGTGCGCACGGTCTACCCGACCGTCCCCGCGCAGGTCGACTACCGGCTGACCGAGCTCGGCGCGAGCCTGACCCACCTGGTCCGGCAGCTCACCGACTGGTCGGCGGCGCACAAGGAGGTCATCGCGCAAGCCCGGGACGATTACGACCGCACCCATCCCGGCAACGAGATCAGCGGTTAG